From Draconibacterium halophilum, one genomic window encodes:
- a CDS encoding sulfatase-like hydrolase/transferase produces MRFEKCLILMLMLAVVITSCSSYKKQNVTNSGKPNIVIIYLDDLGYGDVSAYGATEIQTPNIDRLANNGVMFTDGHASSATCTPSRYALLTGVYPWRNKDAKILPGTAPLIIDTAQVTIPKMLKKQGYHTGIVGKWHLGLGRGQVNWNEHVSPGPTK; encoded by the coding sequence ATGAGATTTGAAAAGTGTTTGATTTTAATGCTGATGCTGGCGGTTGTTATTACATCGTGCAGTAGTTATAAAAAACAAAATGTAACAAATTCAGGGAAACCCAACATTGTTATAATTTACCTCGATGATTTGGGCTATGGCGATGTTAGTGCCTATGGAGCAACTGAAATTCAAACGCCAAATATTGATCGTTTGGCCAACAACGGAGTAATGTTTACCGATGGGCACGCGTCTTCGGCAACATGCACTCCAAGCCGTTATGCCTTGCTCACCGGAGTTTATCCGTGGCGAAATAAGGATGCAAAGATTTTGCCTGGAACAGCACCGCTGATTATTGATACCGCGCAGGTAACAATTCCAAAAATGTTGAAAAAACAAGGTTACCATACCGGTATTGTTGGCAAGTGGCATCTTGGTTTAGGAAGGGGCCAGGTAAACTGGAACGAGCACGTCTCTCCCGGCCCAACGAAATAG
- a CDS encoding sulfatase-like hydrolase/transferase — MAATQDRVPTVYLKNGLVEGLDPNDPIEISYQKNFEGEPTGKDNPELLTMKWHHGHNNSIVNGIPRIGFMKGGEKAKWSDVDMADHFLEKAQDYVKKHKSVSFFLYYALQQPHVPRTPNSRFVGETDLGPRGDVIVEADWCIGEFLKTLEDEGILENTLIIFSSDNGPVLNDGYYDDAVERIGNHDQNGGLRGGKYSLFEAGTRVPFITYWKGQIEPQKSDALISQLDILASLAELTETEVETRDSKELLDVLMGTSEKGREELVLEASTRTAFRKDNWLMIPPYKGPAVAEQVNIELGNSSEFQLYDLSSDISQKQNLAGSNPDQLVKMIEQYKNIVGDMNSDVEALELK; from the coding sequence ATGGCGGCCACACAAGACCGTGTTCCAACAGTTTATCTTAAAAACGGTTTGGTTGAAGGGCTTGATCCGAATGATCCGATCGAGATCAGTTATCAAAAGAACTTTGAAGGAGAACCAACCGGAAAAGATAATCCGGAGTTATTGACTATGAAATGGCATCACGGGCATAACAATTCTATTGTGAATGGTATTCCGCGAATCGGTTTTATGAAAGGTGGAGAGAAAGCAAAATGGAGTGATGTGGATATGGCCGATCATTTTTTAGAAAAAGCACAAGACTATGTGAAGAAACATAAAAGCGTGTCATTCTTTCTATACTACGCTTTGCAACAGCCGCATGTACCACGTACACCAAATTCAAGGTTTGTGGGGGAAACCGATCTTGGGCCGCGTGGAGATGTAATTGTAGAAGCCGACTGGTGTATTGGTGAGTTTCTGAAAACGTTGGAAGATGAGGGAATTCTGGAAAATACATTGATTATTTTTTCGAGCGATAATGGCCCTGTTCTAAATGACGGCTATTATGATGATGCTGTTGAGCGAATTGGAAACCACGATCAGAATGGAGGCTTAAGAGGTGGGAAATACAGTTTGTTTGAAGCCGGAACACGTGTGCCGTTTATTACTTATTGGAAAGGTCAGATAGAGCCTCAAAAATCGGACGCATTAATCAGTCAATTGGATATTCTGGCATCACTTGCAGAGCTCACGGAAACAGAAGTGGAAACCAGAGATAGTAAGGAATTATTGGATGTGTTGATGGGAACGTCAGAAAAAGGCCGTGAAGAACTTGTTTTGGAGGCGTCAACACGTACTGCATTTCGTAAAGACAACTGGTTGATGATTCCACCGTATAAAGGACCAGCAGTTGCAGAACAGGTAAATATTGAGTTGGGAAATTCCAGTGAGTTTCAGCTTTATGATTTGAGTAGTGACATTAGCCAAAAGCAGAATCTTGCAGGTAGTAATCCTGATCAGCTTGTAAAAATGATTGAGCAATACAAAAATATCGTTGGAGATATGAATTCAGATGTGGAAGCATTGGAACTGAAATAA
- a CDS encoding glycosyl hydrolase 115 family protein yields the protein MNKIEQLFLIILLTALSFQHANAQFSIADHDRVVSIVYDIENSALDSIAAHLLAQDIEVVTGKRPEVYSTLEGVGGNVIVIGDISSKLISSFIDTSRLSGQWEMYGWVFKNAPAEGIDQAMFVVGSDARGAAFGVFELSEQIGISPWYWWADAPIEQQDVLLINNKDVYSNAPTVKFRGIFINDEGWGLEPWASKTFEPSVGNLGPKTYAKIFELLLRLKGNAIWPGMHPNTRPFFTVPGNLETADKWEIVVGTSHAEPMLRNNVGEWDQKTMGRFNYQSNASSVSNYWEQRVKESKGVNAIYTVGMRGVHDSGMEGFGSMNEKVKGLEKVISDQRELLSKHINEDASEVPQSFTAYKEVLEVYESGLKLPEDITIMWPDDNYGYIKRFSTQAEQQRSGGAGFYYHLSYLGSPHPYIWLSPMTPALVWRELTRASQYNMNEIWIANVGGLKRREWQMEFFMDLAWDINSWEPENIQDYFETVASRDISEKYSKQISNMMWEYYRLANERKPEFMGFNEPQWNGWPPIRDPLYSLWNYNDEVETRMLRYQEIRSRAQQIMAKVPQEAQDTYFQLVYYPIAGAAGMNEKLLYAYKSREYAKQGRAVANAMSDSAFAAFEEIKKLTHYYNNELANGKWEHVVDYSPSYKKGSLVFWEPITRRLETANQQGFGVAIDGQAEPLEPIQGMQPNIFTRESKLAMNAAEVKISGEMERGKDASGAFITWPEDGSNRQIQEPYYDVIPYEIESSTKAVFEFNFEDAPGGIHTLNLSVDHPDSDSDSWWVTLNDKPPYSAGDSVGRIQRLKAHDFVLKPGLNKLTIHPREDGGKLYGIEFIQESQQFSPQYTDKNRLPTFNRYTQQRHFIDVYSRGQEPEQWTAKTSSPWIELSENEGELHGDQDRIWVSINYDKAPSDEDINGYVEISNGEQRYRVAVSAINQKSDLQPGFFVETDGVISMNANEFCDIKEGNVASFKPLIGLGRSGSAMLQQPTNGWYIEDLSQVREKAPALEYDIVVTQGGNAKVIVEAVPAFPLQPSQQLRCAVCIGDGKPQWINFEMSGQDWSDNVLESRMIGTGQLNLDPGPYRLKLWGTDPSVNVDRILIDFGGLKQSYTGPKSTKMVER from the coding sequence ATGAATAAAATAGAACAACTATTCCTAATTATCTTGTTGACGGCATTGAGCTTTCAACATGCTAATGCCCAATTTTCAATTGCTGACCATGATCGGGTCGTATCTATCGTTTATGATATTGAAAACTCGGCACTAGATTCCATTGCGGCGCATTTGTTAGCTCAGGACATTGAGGTGGTTACCGGTAAGCGGCCGGAAGTTTATAGCACGTTGGAAGGTGTAGGGGGAAATGTAATCGTAATCGGCGATATTTCTTCCAAATTGATTAGTAGTTTTATTGACACCTCCAGACTTTCCGGTCAGTGGGAGATGTACGGATGGGTTTTTAAAAACGCACCGGCAGAAGGCATTGACCAAGCCATGTTTGTAGTTGGAAGCGATGCACGGGGAGCCGCTTTTGGGGTCTTCGAATTATCGGAACAGATTGGCATATCTCCCTGGTATTGGTGGGCGGATGCGCCTATTGAGCAACAGGATGTTTTATTAATAAACAATAAGGATGTCTATTCCAATGCGCCAACTGTCAAATTTCGGGGTATTTTTATCAACGATGAAGGCTGGGGACTTGAGCCCTGGGCATCTAAAACATTTGAACCATCTGTCGGCAATTTGGGGCCTAAAACCTATGCCAAAATTTTTGAATTGTTACTCCGCCTAAAAGGTAATGCTATTTGGCCGGGGATGCATCCCAATACGCGTCCCTTCTTCACCGTGCCGGGCAACCTGGAGACCGCCGATAAATGGGAAATTGTAGTAGGTACATCGCATGCCGAGCCTATGCTTCGCAATAATGTGGGTGAATGGGATCAAAAAACAATGGGGCGTTTTAATTATCAATCTAACGCATCGTCGGTTTCCAATTACTGGGAGCAGCGCGTAAAGGAAAGCAAAGGAGTAAATGCGATTTACACTGTTGGGATGCGGGGCGTTCACGACAGCGGCATGGAAGGTTTCGGCTCCATGAATGAAAAAGTAAAAGGGCTTGAAAAAGTAATTTCCGATCAGCGGGAATTGCTAAGTAAACATATTAATGAAGACGCATCAGAAGTTCCACAATCGTTTACTGCTTATAAAGAGGTGCTTGAAGTTTATGAAAGCGGGTTAAAACTCCCGGAGGATATAACCATTATGTGGCCCGATGATAATTACGGTTACATCAAGCGTTTTTCAACCCAGGCTGAGCAGCAACGATCCGGAGGTGCCGGATTCTATTACCACTTGTCATACCTTGGGTCACCTCACCCGTATATTTGGCTTTCCCCCATGACTCCTGCATTGGTATGGCGGGAATTGACCCGTGCATCGCAGTATAATATGAATGAAATATGGATTGCTAATGTGGGAGGTTTGAAACGCCGCGAATGGCAAATGGAATTCTTTATGGATCTGGCCTGGGATATCAACTCCTGGGAGCCTGAGAATATCCAAGACTATTTCGAAACAGTAGCATCAAGAGACATCTCAGAAAAATACAGTAAGCAGATTTCAAACATGATGTGGGAATATTACCGTCTTGCAAACGAGCGGAAGCCGGAGTTTATGGGTTTTAATGAACCGCAATGGAACGGTTGGCCACCGATACGTGATCCCTTATATAGCTTGTGGAATTACAACGACGAAGTGGAGACAAGGATGCTTCGCTATCAGGAAATACGGTCAAGAGCTCAGCAAATAATGGCAAAGGTTCCTCAGGAGGCTCAGGATACCTATTTTCAGTTGGTTTATTATCCTATTGCAGGTGCTGCAGGCATGAACGAAAAATTGCTGTATGCATACAAAAGCAGGGAGTACGCCAAACAAGGCCGTGCGGTTGCAAACGCAATGAGTGATTCGGCTTTTGCAGCGTTCGAAGAGATCAAAAAGCTCACGCATTATTATAACAATGAACTTGCTAATGGCAAGTGGGAACATGTTGTGGATTATAGTCCAAGTTATAAAAAAGGCTCGCTGGTCTTTTGGGAGCCGATCACCAGGCGTTTAGAAACAGCCAACCAACAAGGATTTGGGGTGGCAATTGATGGCCAGGCAGAACCATTAGAGCCTATTCAGGGAATGCAGCCCAACATTTTTACTCGCGAATCAAAATTGGCGATGAATGCCGCTGAAGTGAAAATATCCGGTGAAATGGAAAGAGGAAAAGATGCCAGTGGTGCTTTTATAACCTGGCCGGAAGATGGATCCAATCGCCAAATTCAAGAGCCGTACTACGATGTAATTCCTTACGAAATAGAAAGTTCCACCAAGGCGGTGTTTGAATTTAATTTTGAAGATGCGCCAGGTGGTATTCATACGCTCAATTTATCGGTAGATCACCCAGACAGCGACAGCGACTCGTGGTGGGTAACACTTAACGACAAACCACCGTACAGTGCTGGTGATTCTGTTGGGCGAATTCAGCGGCTGAAGGCACACGATTTTGTTTTGAAACCCGGTTTAAATAAGCTAACGATTCATCCCCGCGAGGATGGTGGGAAATTGTATGGAATTGAGTTTATTCAGGAATCACAGCAATTTTCCCCTCAGTATACCGATAAAAATCGTCTGCCAACATTTAACCGCTACACACAACAACGCCATTTTATTGATGTTTACAGCAGGGGCCAGGAACCTGAACAGTGGACGGCCAAGACCAGTTCTCCTTGGATTGAGCTGAGTGAAAACGAAGGTGAATTGCACGGTGATCAGGATCGTATTTGGGTAAGCATCAACTATGATAAGGCGCCATCCGATGAGGATATTAATGGTTATGTTGAAATATCAAATGGAGAACAACGCTACCGGGTGGCTGTATCTGCCATCAATCAAAAATCAGATTTACAACCAGGTTTTTTTGTTGAAACGGATGGCGTAATTTCTATGAATGCGAATGAGTTCTGCGATATAAAGGAGGGCAATGTAGCCTCATTTAAACCATTAATAGGACTGGGACGTAGTGGTTCAGCCATGTTGCAGCAACCTACAAATGGATGGTACATTGAGGATTTATCTCAGGTACGCGAAAAAGCTCCAGCCCTCGAATATGACATTGTTGTTACTCAAGGGGGAAATGCTAAAGTTATCGTCGAGGCAGTTCCGGCATTCCCATTGCAACCATCGCAACAATTGAGATGTGCCGTATGTATTGGAGATGGAAAGCCTCAATGGATCAACTTCGAGATGAGCGGGCAAGATTGGAGCGACAATGTTTTGGAAAGTCGTATGATTGGAACCGGACAGCTAAATCTTGACCCCGGCCCCTACCGGCTGAAGTTGTGGGGGACAGATCCTTCTGTAAACGTTGACCGTATACTGATTGATTTTGGCGGATTGAAGCAATCGTACACCGGTCCAAAATCGACAAAGATGGTGGAGCGTTGA
- a CDS encoding glutaminase domain-containing protein has protein sequence MKLRNNLIFKQFVLMAFVGIVLFSCSQQSTIQIEEAGLEFRAPAYPLITIDPYTSAWSMSDNLFDTPVKHWTGRNHSLIGAVRVDGETYRFLGKEEIPLEPVVANAKFEAWEGKYLTQKPASGWEKPEFKATSWKSGKAAFGTPGMSETATPWETEHIWVRRQFTMPEVSEASDLFLVYSHDDDFELYLNGKKIVNTGNRAKSGVILKLDRNLLNIGGENSIAAHCWDRGGLAYVDFGIFKESDAKPVFTQTAVQNSVKITATQTKYDFTCGPVDLRVEFVSPLLMDDLDLLSRPVNYINYEAVSTDGESHEVEVYFEVTPEWAVNELSQEVEVASGKTGNISFLKTGTTEQPVLEKKGDNIRIDWGYFYLASPETENKTLAIGDFAGMKKAFVESGKVNAGQDKTTAVLSKSMPAMACTDAIGEVSAKPAKGYIMLAYDDIESIQYFGDNLKAWWTKDGQVSFDAVLTSAANDYQNIMERCDAADKAIYEDALAAGGENYARLCLLAYRQSIAAHKLVKDTQGNILFLSKENFSNGSIGTVDVTYPSAPLFLKYNPELLKGMLNPIFYYSESGKWTKPFAAHDVGTYPLANGQTYGGDMPVEECGNMLILTAAIADVEGNADYANEHWEVLTVWANYLMENGLDPENQLCTDDFAGHFAHNVNLSAKAIMGIASYGKLAEMLGKTDVAEKYTSEAKSMAQEWMKMADDGDHYRLTFDKPGTWSQKYNIVWDKLLGLGIFPSEVAQTEIAYYLTKQNTYGLPLDNRRTYTKSDWIVWTATLADDTETFQKFIDPVYAFVTETPDRVPMTDWYETPDAKQVGFQARSVVGGYFIKMLEE, from the coding sequence ATGAAGTTAAGAAACAACCTGATTTTTAAACAGTTCGTTCTTATGGCTTTTGTGGGAATAGTATTGTTTTCCTGCAGCCAACAATCAACAATACAAATAGAAGAAGCGGGGCTGGAGTTTCGTGCTCCCGCTTACCCATTAATCACCATCGACCCGTATACCAGTGCATGGTCAATGTCGGATAATTTATTCGATACACCAGTAAAACACTGGACCGGCAGAAACCATTCGCTAATTGGCGCGGTTCGTGTCGACGGTGAAACGTATCGTTTCCTTGGCAAAGAAGAAATTCCATTGGAGCCGGTTGTTGCCAATGCCAAGTTTGAAGCCTGGGAAGGAAAATACCTAACGCAGAAGCCTGCATCTGGCTGGGAAAAACCAGAATTTAAAGCTACCTCGTGGAAAAGCGGAAAGGCAGCTTTTGGTACGCCAGGTATGAGTGAAACAGCTACTCCATGGGAAACCGAGCATATTTGGGTACGACGCCAATTTACAATGCCCGAAGTTAGCGAAGCAAGCGATCTGTTTCTGGTGTATTCGCACGACGATGATTTTGAATTATACCTAAACGGGAAAAAAATTGTAAATACCGGCAACCGTGCAAAAAGCGGTGTTATATTAAAGCTGGATAGGAACCTGCTAAACATTGGTGGCGAAAACTCCATTGCAGCGCATTGCTGGGATCGTGGTGGTTTGGCTTATGTCGATTTTGGAATTTTCAAAGAGAGCGATGCAAAACCTGTTTTTACCCAAACTGCGGTTCAAAACAGTGTGAAAATTACCGCCACACAAACCAAGTACGATTTTACTTGTGGCCCGGTAGATTTGCGCGTGGAGTTTGTTTCACCGTTGCTGATGGACGATCTTGATCTGCTTTCACGACCGGTAAACTACATCAATTACGAAGCGGTTTCAACCGACGGGGAATCGCATGAAGTGGAAGTTTATTTCGAAGTTACTCCTGAGTGGGCGGTAAACGAATTAAGTCAGGAAGTAGAAGTTGCAAGTGGAAAAACGGGAAATATTAGTTTCTTAAAAACAGGAACTACCGAACAACCTGTTCTGGAAAAGAAAGGTGATAATATCCGCATCGACTGGGGGTATTTTTATCTGGCATCGCCGGAAACTGAAAACAAAACACTGGCAATTGGCGATTTTGCCGGAATGAAAAAAGCTTTTGTTGAAAGTGGAAAAGTGAATGCAGGACAGGATAAAACTACTGCTGTATTGTCGAAATCAATGCCGGCAATGGCTTGTACTGATGCCATTGGCGAGGTTTCAGCAAAACCTGCAAAAGGATACATAATGCTGGCATACGACGATATTGAGTCGATCCAGTATTTTGGCGATAACTTGAAAGCCTGGTGGACAAAAGATGGTCAGGTAAGTTTTGATGCGGTGCTAACTTCTGCGGCAAACGATTACCAAAATATTATGGAGCGTTGCGATGCCGCTGATAAAGCAATTTACGAGGACGCTTTGGCTGCAGGTGGCGAAAACTATGCACGTTTGTGTTTGCTGGCTTATCGTCAGTCGATTGCAGCACACAAACTGGTAAAAGACACCCAAGGAAACATTCTTTTCCTTTCGAAAGAAAACTTCAGTAACGGTTCAATTGGTACTGTTGACGTAACTTATCCGTCGGCTCCATTATTCCTGAAATACAATCCCGAGTTGTTAAAAGGAATGCTGAACCCGATTTTCTACTACTCAGAAAGCGGAAAATGGACCAAGCCTTTTGCGGCGCACGATGTGGGTACTTATCCCTTAGCCAACGGACAAACATATGGTGGCGATATGCCGGTTGAAGAATGTGGGAATATGCTGATCCTGACAGCGGCTATTGCCGATGTGGAAGGAAATGCCGATTACGCAAATGAGCACTGGGAGGTGCTTACTGTGTGGGCCAATTACCTGATGGAAAACGGACTTGATCCGGAGAATCAATTGTGTACCGACGATTTTGCCGGTCACTTTGCACACAATGTAAACCTTTCGGCAAAAGCAATTATGGGAATTGCCAGTTACGGAAAATTGGCCGAAATGTTGGGTAAAACAGATGTGGCCGAAAAATATACTTCTGAAGCAAAAAGTATGGCGCAGGAATGGATGAAGATGGCCGATGATGGCGATCACTATCGTTTAACCTTTGATAAACCGGGAACCTGGAGCCAGAAATACAACATTGTTTGGGACAAACTGCTTGGTCTTGGAATTTTCCCGTCGGAAGTGGCACAAACCGAAATTGCCTATTACCTGACTAAACAGAACACCTACGGCTTACCGCTGGATAACCGTAGAACGTATACCAAATCAGACTGGATTGTATGGACAGCCACTTTAGCCGACGATACCGAAACTTTCCAGAAATTTATCGATCCGGTTTACGCTTTTGTTACTGAAACACCTGACCGTGTTCCAATGACCGACTGGTACGAAACACCCGATGCAAAACAGGTCGGCTTTCAGGCACGTTCGGTTGTTGGTGGATATTTTATTAAGATGTTGGAGGAATAA
- a CDS encoding glycoside hydrolase family 125 protein, producing MNSRRDFLKAGALTVAGIGIAGSSSVWAATGRKNYVSNRPAAGERNFVSKAVEETIAAAKAKIKDPKLAWMFENCFPNTLDTTVEHGTLNGKPDTFVITGDIHAMWLRDSTAQVWPYMPLANQDEKLKTLLAGVVHRQTQCVLLDRYANAFNKTKEEEVHWMSDMTDMKPGLHERKWEIDSLCYTVRLAYNYWLTTGDKSVFDADWQKAAALIIKTFKEQQRKDGLGPYKFQRETPQQLDTVANHGYGRPLKPVGLINSTFRPSDDATTYGFLIPSNIFAVVSLKQMAEISNEITGDKAFAKECLALSKEVDAAIKEYAIVEHKKYGKVYAFEVDGFGNHTFMDDANVPSLLALPYLGLVDKDDEIYQNTRKLVWSQDNPYFFKGKAAEGIGGPHVGYDMVWPMSIIMRAMTSSDDKEISWCIKTLRDTDADTGFMHETFHKDDPANFTRSWFAWANTLFGELVLKLVNEGKENLLEV from the coding sequence ATGAATTCAAGAAGAGATTTTTTAAAAGCAGGAGCATTAACAGTTGCCGGAATAGGAATTGCCGGAAGTTCATCGGTTTGGGCCGCAACAGGTAGAAAAAACTATGTAAGCAATCGTCCGGCAGCCGGCGAACGTAATTTTGTATCGAAAGCAGTGGAAGAAACAATTGCAGCAGCAAAAGCAAAAATTAAAGATCCGAAACTGGCCTGGATGTTCGAAAACTGTTTTCCAAACACTTTGGACACAACGGTAGAGCATGGTACGCTGAATGGTAAACCCGATACCTTTGTAATTACAGGTGATATTCACGCTATGTGGTTGCGTGATTCTACTGCTCAGGTTTGGCCTTATATGCCACTTGCCAATCAGGATGAAAAATTGAAAACCTTGCTGGCCGGTGTAGTTCATCGTCAAACGCAATGTGTTTTGCTCGATCGTTATGCCAACGCTTTCAACAAAACAAAGGAAGAAGAAGTGCACTGGATGAGCGATATGACCGATATGAAACCCGGTTTACACGAACGCAAATGGGAAATTGATTCGTTGTGTTATACCGTTCGTTTGGCCTACAATTACTGGCTTACTACCGGCGACAAGAGTGTTTTTGATGCCGACTGGCAAAAAGCAGCAGCTTTAATCATAAAAACCTTTAAGGAACAACAGCGCAAAGATGGCCTGGGACCTTATAAATTTCAGCGCGAAACGCCTCAGCAATTAGATACAGTTGCTAATCATGGTTATGGCCGCCCGTTAAAACCGGTGGGATTAATTAACTCAACTTTCCGTCCTTCAGATGATGCAACTACTTATGGTTTCCTGATTCCTTCAAATATTTTTGCAGTTGTATCATTGAAACAAATGGCTGAGATTAGCAATGAAATTACAGGTGATAAGGCATTTGCAAAAGAATGTTTGGCTTTATCAAAAGAAGTGGATGCGGCAATTAAGGAATATGCCATTGTAGAGCATAAAAAATACGGAAAAGTTTATGCTTTTGAGGTAGATGGTTTTGGTAATCATACGTTTATGGACGATGCTAATGTGCCAAGTTTGCTGGCTTTGCCTTACCTCGGCCTGGTTGATAAAGACGATGAAATTTACCAGAACACACGCAAACTGGTTTGGAGCCAGGACAATCCATATTTCTTTAAAGGAAAAGCAGCCGAAGGAATTGGCGGGCCTCACGTAGGTTACGACATGGTTTGGCCGATGAGTATTATTATGCGTGCTATGACGAGCTCGGATGATAAAGAGATAAGCTGGTGTATTAAAACACTGCGCGATACGGATGCCGATACCGGTTTTATGCACGAAACTTTCCATAAAGACGATCCTGCAAACTTCACCCGTTCGTGGTTTGCGTGGGCAAATACTTTGTTTGGCGAGCTTGTTTTAAAATTGGTGAATGAAGGGAAAGAAAATCTGTTGGAGGTTTAA
- a CDS encoding GH92 family glycosyl hydrolase: protein MIRTILLITFIFAMVGCHTASNHSSPNNPEKLTQYVNTFLGTAPLQDSIDCGYNPPKDWRVWAGLTYPGTSLPNAMVQLSPITEWHSGAGYEYEDDVILAFTHTNKGHWNLCHIPVLPVTDGYTANDFGSKFSHENESAEPGYYQVKLDRYGINVELTSTLHCGYHKYEYPKGKPQNMILNLSKSNERVRDWNIEQEGTNVIKGFQQTGEKIYFYAETNRTIVNLETTGDGRDEVAVVSFNEAESDEPLELKLALSFVSIENAKQNLEAEIAGKSFEGVKTEASQTWENLLAKIKVEGGTEKEKELFYSSLYRSFLWPALRSDVNGDFTDATGKIVNKGFRYYTNPSLWDTYRNKLVLLGMLSPDVTADVIQSLIDKGEKTGFMPTFFHGDHAAPFISGSYLRGIQDYDIESAYQLLLNNATKEGGTRPHIAEYIEKGYISTPEVQNPHVESKAKAGVTKTLEFAYDDYAVALLAKELNKTDDYEMLMKRTSNYKNLFDPSTGLMRGRLENGDWVSDFNAEYPYYEYMYREANAWQSSFFAPHDTKGLIDLYKSEAEFEEKLDSLFSIPWNSSHIARNVSSFIGQYCHGNQPDHSFPYLYTFIGKQEKSQMYLDSIMNRFYGMGEWGNALCGMDDAGEMSAWYVFAAIGIYPYSPADAEYIVSVPIFDSVKLDLGEESQVTITKKNGGRKINDITIDGNQLDGYFVSYDQLKTGNELIILAE, encoded by the coding sequence ATGATACGAACAATTCTACTAATTACATTTATTTTTGCAATGGTTGGCTGCCATACGGCAAGTAACCATTCCAGTCCAAATAATCCTGAAAAGCTTACCCAATATGTGAATACGTTTCTGGGTACTGCCCCTTTGCAAGACAGCATCGACTGTGGTTACAATCCGCCAAAAGACTGGCGTGTGTGGGCCGGATTAACTTATCCGGGTACTTCGTTGCCAAATGCCATGGTGCAATTGAGCCCAATTACCGAATGGCACAGCGGAGCCGGTTACGAGTACGAAGACGATGTTATTTTAGCTTTTACACACACCAACAAAGGCCACTGGAATTTGTGTCACATACCGGTACTTCCGGTTACTGACGGTTATACCGCAAATGATTTTGGATCAAAATTCAGCCACGAAAACGAATCGGCTGAACCGGGTTATTACCAGGTGAAACTCGATCGATACGGAATTAACGTGGAGCTTACAAGCACCTTGCACTGCGGTTATCATAAGTACGAATATCCAAAAGGTAAACCGCAAAACATGATTTTGAACCTGTCGAAATCGAACGAACGGGTGCGCGATTGGAATATTGAACAGGAAGGCACCAATGTTATTAAAGGATTTCAGCAAACAGGCGAAAAAATATATTTCTATGCCGAAACCAACCGGACCATAGTAAACCTTGAAACAACCGGCGACGGACGAGATGAAGTCGCCGTTGTTTCTTTTAACGAAGCGGAATCGGACGAACCGCTGGAGCTTAAACTGGCGCTTTCGTTTGTAAGCATCGAAAATGCGAAGCAGAATCTGGAAGCCGAGATAGCGGGGAAAAGTTTTGAAGGAGTGAAGACTGAAGCTTCGCAAACCTGGGAAAATTTGCTTGCAAAAATTAAAGTTGAAGGCGGTACCGAAAAAGAAAAGGAGTTGTTTTATTCCTCGTTGTACCGTTCGTTTTTGTGGCCTGCATTGCGCAGTGATGTAAACGGCGATTTTACAGATGCAACCGGGAAAATTGTAAATAAAGGATTTCGTTACTACACCAATCCTTCGCTTTGGGATACCTACCGCAACAAACTGGTTTTGCTCGGAATGCTTTCGCCCGATGTAACTGCCGATGTTATTCAGTCGTTGATTGATAAAGGCGAAAAAACAGGTTTTATGCCTACCTTTTTTCACGGCGATCATGCAGCACCCTTTATCTCCGGTTCGTACCTGCGCGGAATTCAGGACTATGATATTGAAAGCGCTTACCAGCTGTTGCTGAACAATGCAACAAAAGAAGGAGGTACACGTCCGCATATTGCCGAGTATATCGAAAAAGGATACATTTCGACTCCTGAAGTTCAAAATCCACACGTGGAATCGAAAGCCAAAGCCGGTGTGACCAAAACGCTGGAGTTTGCTTACGACGATTATGCCGTGGCACTTCTCGCAAAAGAACTGAATAAAACTGATGATTATGAGATGCTGATGAAGCGTACTTCAAATTACAAAAACCTCTTTGATCCGTCAACCGGGTTAATGCGCGGACGCCTTGAAAATGGTGATTGGGTATCGGACTTTAACGCAGAATACCCGTATTACGAATACATGTACCGCGAGGCCAACGCCTGGCAGTCGTCGTTTTTTGCACCACACGATACCAAAGGTTTGATTGACTTGTACAAAAGTGAGGCGGAATTCGAGGAAAAGCTGGATTCGTTGTTTTCAATTCCATGGAACAGTTCGCACATTGCCCGCAACGTTTCGTCTTTTATCGGCCAGTATTGCCACGGAAACCAGCCCGATCACAGTTTCCCATATTTGTACACTTTTATCGGAAAGCAGGAAAAATCGCAGATGTACCTCGATAGTATTATGAACCGTTTTTACGGAATGGGCGAGTGGGGGAATGCGCTTTGCGGAATGGATGATGCAGGAGAAATGTCGGCATGGTATGTATTTGCGGCCATAGGAATTTATCCTTACTCACCGGCCGATGCAGAATACATTGTTTCGGTTCCGATTTTTGATTCTGTGAAACTGGATTTGGGCGAAGAATCACAAGTTACCATTACAAAAAAGAATGGGGGGAGAAAGATTAATGATATTACCATTGACGGAAACCAGCTTGACGGGTACTTTGTGTCGTACGATCAACTGAAAACCGGCAATGAATTAATTATTTTAGCCGAATAA